ACCTCATCAAGCATCACCATCTAATGAAAGCATTTCTGAAGCTATGATTGTTTAGACCATCTAAAGAAAGCAGTATGATAATTTAGATGAATTGTTAAACCTCATTAAGAATCACCACCTATTCAAAGGCTCCCATCCTCCAATAGATAGTCAACCCAAAATCTTCCCAACTGGAGGAACTCCACACCACAATTCCCTTCCAACGTTTCTCTAAAACTTGAGTCCTCTAGTGTCAAGGCCTCATTTTCTGAAATGGGTTTCTTTCTGCTATCTGAAGTCATAAGTTCCTTTTCCAATTTTTCATCCTTCCCTTGAGCATTCTCACCTTTCTGCAAGAGTTAATATACCGCCAATATTCAATTTCATCCACAGATTCTACGACTAACCACATTCTCAAATCAGAGGACTTTTCCCATGTTTAGCTCCCTCATCAAATACTGGTTTTTCTGTGGGGTGGGGGATCCTGAATCACCTGCTAGTTACCTGAAACAACAAAGCTGTCCAGCAAGCCAAGTATATGATGCAGTAATCATTGGACCAAGCATAGACAGATTTTCTACACCCATCCCATGGACAATCATATTGCTGATGATTACAATTCCAAAGCAGATCGCTTCATAAATCCCACACATACTAAAATCCATCTACCTGATTACTGGTTACAGGCGTGGAATTTCTACCACCAAAAATCTCCGAAAAATATGCAAGGGAACCACCACTTAAATTCACCAAACATCTCCACATAGATCTCATATCAGAAAGAGCATATTTGAGCTAAAGTCTTCATACAAACAGCAGAAAGCCAAGTTTAAATTCATAGAGATTTCCAACTTAACGAGGAAACAACGAACTTAAGTGACAATCCATCTGCAAACGGATCTCATCTCAAAACCAACAACTCAAGCTAATGCCACGACACAAATAGAAATCCAAGGGAAGAATAAATGTCATGAGATCTCCATACAGGACAATGACAAACTAAAATGACCCCGACACGACAGCAGAGACTTTCTCTCACCACtcaattgtaaaaaaaaaaaaaaaaaaaaaaactgccacAAAATCTCTTTAATATCCGGAAACTTTGTATGGATAATCCATATTATTTCCACCATAGTTACAGTAAATAATGTAGACGTTCCATGTTCAAATCAATATACAATCGCAACTGGTCAAAACAAAGCATAAAAACAGGATATTTTATCAAGGGAATCAGTGTGTTACCCAGTTTGAGaaaataattagaattagattaaGTTTCCCCTGATCTTAAGCAACAAAAACAGAAGTAAAAGCAAGAGAAGAATTAGTGACCTCTTGATTGATTTGACAAAATCGGCTGCTGAAGGCTGTCGCATCCGCTCCAGGAAATCATGCCAGGTGAGCGGCGCCGTTGACGAGCCAAAAACGTCTGCGTTCTCCATGGAAGCACCGGAGGAGGTGGTGGAGAGTGAAGTACAAGACGAGAGAAacaatgaaagatgaaagtttTTTATACAGAGCACGATCAGATCCACCGAGTGTTCGATACAAGAGCTGAGAGAagttgaagaaggagaagaagtagaagaagaaagacaagaGGGGAGCCGAGAGTGGTTCTATCGTGGTGAGTGGAGAAAGACTGAAGAAGTCGTTGAAGCGTCAGAGAGCCGTAGGAGATCCCTGTGCCCACAAGCTTCTTGGTTCCAGAAACCATTTGGTCCCGACCAGACCGGTACAGTTCTCAACTCTGGGCCAATCAcgggaagaaaaaaggaatctGGTTTTTTTATTGGTTAAAATCTCGGGTGTGatataccaataaaaaaaaataaataaataaataaattacatgattacccatttttgagtttccctttacaaaattacccacaaaaagttttggttaacaaaaatacccaaaattaggtttgagtttacaaaactaccaacCCAAAGTTTTAGATAACAAtaatacccaaaatcaagtttgggtttacaaaactacccaaaattgTGATTCtttatcttccacatataatcatgtatttttttatgattaaaactttgagtgggtagttttgtaaacccaaactcaattttaagtatttttgttaacttaaactttgaGTGAGTAAtattgtaaaggaaaacctaattttgggtatttttgttaactgaaacttttgatgagtAATTTTGTTAAGAGAGACCtagaagtgggtaatcatgtaattttccaaaaaaaaaatctggggGTGTTTTTATTGAATAAATCTTAACATGTCCCCTCTAACGGTGTGCTTGGTACACAAGAtgaataggtttttttttttaccaaaaaaaatgattagctggtttttttttttccagaaaataaaagggggagggagattaTAGCCATTTGCTTTCGAAAAATTACCTTATTAATAATTACTGCTCCTCCATTTTATTTCATCGCCAGAcaagttttattattttatttatttttattatttaatcctTATTTTTCTAACGGCAAGAGATCACTATTTAGTCATATGGTCCGGCACTAACAAGGGGCCAATGTGATGTAGAGGGCAATAAGAGTATATGTTGGAGTATCAATATTGACGGGATTCTTGATTTCATAAGGGTGGTAAGAATTTTTAGGGTTACTGTGTCTGGGCGCAAGAACCATGTGACCacgtagttttttttttttttttttttttttctcttgatggAATGAAAAGAACCAGGATGATCCATCCCCCTCCTGTTCTGACCATGCCCCTTTCCCAACCCACGCTACAAGTCATGTAACCCTACGCTACCCTCCTCTACACACTCTTGTTGCACACTCCACCCTACTCCTACTATACATCTCAATCCCCCCCCCGGTGCAAGCTCTTGTCTCTCCCCAAGCCCCCTTCTCTTTTGATTGCACCCCCACTCCACCCCACCCCTACTGATCACTTTCTTCCCACCATCTATTTATGCATCCTTTTGTTCAGCATTTTGAAAGGCCATGTCAAAGTATCAACTGCTCTAATTCCCTTCAAGGTCGTCTAGGATACACAATCTATGTGGTTTGGAAGATTTGAACCAACCTAAAACATAACACTCCATTTTGGAGGGGGAGCATATTTGGAAATCCTTCCATTTAGTAATCTTTTTTGGCACCCATCCATAGCTTGTCTTACCTTTTCTCAACTCTTGAAGCTTCTGATCTAGTCATTCTTGGCAACAAACATATACAAAGTATGACAGTTGTTGAAATAAGAGGGAAAGTGGGTTTTGCCTTACGAGGTTGTAAttgattgttggtgtatgatgtcttgtattccgtcacagtttagtccagggagtactgatgcagcacctagacaggcaggacggcggtcccactAGCCAGTTTTATCGgaccatgggggttgcaaggggggcaggaggcccccctgcatagcagggggtgtaggggggcacagccccccgctcgaatatttttatttgagggcaattgtagtttaatccggattagggttttttcgctatatatttgtagcgagggtttctttctttgtaatgcaagcaatactgagaggtgtgaggacgagcgttgtaaccttattctccattgatagtgaagcaggatctcatctcaccggggacgtaggcaaccttgccgaacctcgtaaaatccgtgtgcattgcaAAACGACAAAGGAGAAGAATGGATAAGAGTTCACTATTTTGAGAGAATTAGACAGAACTTCGGGAATTTGAGTAAATAAAGTACAAGTTTAAGGGAGTAATAGATATCTTCTCTTAAAAAATGAGGTGAGGTTTGTCAGTGATATCTTAGGGGAGTCCACAGTAAATGAAACGTACCTTTGAGGGCTGCTCATGGGAGTAAAGCATGCATAGGAGGCTGGATGGTCACAGGGGATATCTGGATCCACTGCGAGGTCTGAAAAGGGTCATAACATATGCGACCTTGTTTTTCAATTCGAACTTGTGATCACGAGGCACTAGGGGGTCATATGCTGGACCAACaataatggggaaaaaaaaaaaacagcattGGGGTTTGGTGTAGGCTGTAGCTAGTCCAAAAATGAATGGACCAGTTGGTCATTTGTCAAACTGGCTCACTGTAGTGTGGTCGAACTAATAtgacataaaaaaaagttttaaataAGGCAAAATCTTAGGTCCGTGTACCCAAGAATCTGGGTCTGAGcacttaccctttttttttttaaatgaaatgagaaaAATATCATTAAGAACAGAAGATTGAATATGCATCGTTATATGAGTGGAGTGGGGTTAAGGAAGAGAGGATCTCTTGGCGAGAACCCAAAAAGTTTAAATGTTTTAAGAATTTCAGTACACCACTTGTTTTGAGATGGAAATTAAGTTTATGCAATAAAATatgaacataaaaaaaaaagaggaatttctTTTACAGATTATGTGCACATCCTATGGTTAGTAAAGAAAAAGGTTGTAGATTAGTAGAATTGATCCGGATATCTCCTGTGACCATTCCGCCTCCTATGCATGCTTCACTCCCATGAGCAGCCCTGAAAGGTATGCTTCATTTACTGTGAACTCCCCtaaaatatcattaaaaaacCTCACCtcattttttaagggaaaatatCTATTACTCCCCTAAACTTGCACTTTCCTAGTTTAAAACCAGAACTATCAATTTCACATTGGGAATATGGATGATGTTTCCATGATGCCATCAGATCCTTttatttaaagagaaaatagCACATCAACATCAACAGTTCACATATTCCCCAGACTGATTGCAAGAAATGTGCATAGTGATGGATCATAGATCATGATCCTAGTACTTAATTTTACCAGGGGTTATCATCTAAAGggatcaaataaaaaaagggcATATTTAGTGCACGAGACTCCTGCCATTGTGGGGTTTGAGAAGGTTCATAATGTATGCGGCCTTGTTTTTCAAGTCGAACTTGCGGTCACTAGGCACTAGGGGTCATATGCTGGAccaaaaataatggaaaaaaaaaaccccaccaTTGACCAGTTGGTTATTTGTCAAACTGGCTCACCGTAGTGTGATTGAACCTGTGTGACATATAAAAGAGTTTTAAATAAGGCAAAATCTTAGGTCCGTTTACCCAAAAATCTGGGTCTGAGTAGGATCAGCTCCTTGTACAATGAGGTTAACAACACTCCCTTTCCTCCAAGAAACCAATTACCTTCTCTTACGGTTTTTCTTCAGTAATGtggaatttttaattttaaattaaccTGTTAGCATTTCCATAAACAAAATCATGAAAACTAGGCCTTCTGGTCTCAATGTCTGTGGGACTCATTCTACTCATCATCTGTTGTAGTATAGGATAAGCAAAGTACAAATAATAGCCTGCCTTGAACTAGGAAATATGTCTTCAACAAACTCTTTAATTGCCCATGAGCACTTGCAATATATTCCAATCTATaccaactcttcctcttgagtcTTGTgtctcttcccctcttcctcttcttcttattcttcttcttctttctcaaaaTGTTGTGTTTGAGACCGGAGACGAAGGATGACTATCGACGGAAATGGGATAACAGTGTAGTCCCATTCTCCGATCTAGACAGGTACGGCGACGAGCCATCATCCCCTAGAGTTGGGTGTATGGGACAGATCAAGCATGACAACAGGGTGGTTGGGTTCCCAATCCATCAAAGATGCAACAATCACAACAGTAATGGTGACAAGAAGAAGTGCTTGAGGCTCAATAAGGTCTTCTCTTGCAAGAATCTGAGTAGTAGTAGTATTAGCAACTATAGCAATAGCAAgagacagatgatgaagggtgATAGTAGGAAGAAGTTTTATGATGAGAGGGATTATGTTTCAAACAGTGTCATTAACTTAGATCCTCCTTTACCTGTAGTTATTAGGGTGTCACCAAGAGTTAGTACAGATGGTAGTGATGCAATTAGTCTTTGGAAAAGGAGATGTGGGGGTGAGGACTTGAAGGCTCTACAGCTTCAACATAGAAACCCTTCTTGTGTTCTTGGACCCAACACCCTTTGAGAGAAACTGAGAAAGGGAAGTCCCATTTTTCCTTCCTAATATCCATTTGTCTATTACTTGAGAAAAGAGTTGCAGATGTGGATCATAGTagctaccattttttttttttttggcagttcAATTCTGTTAATGGGAGTTTCAGTAAAGAATTATTAAGGTGTGGTGGCACCAAGAATTTTGAATGATGGTCATTTACATCAGGGGTACCTGCATGAGATGTGGTGGGTCCTACTGGTtaacttttctttcctttgctcTGAAGCTAACTGAAGCACTAAGAAAAAGCATGTGTCAATTACAAGAATAAGAAGGGTATACTGAAAGGCCGGCCCAGTTACTTCACTTCAGTATTCTGCGATCCGCATGCTATTATTCTTTCTTTACCCATTTTCTCTTATTGTTGTTACACGAATCTGACTTAAACATCGAAAAGTCTCTCTATGAGTCTGCTTCATCAATTCTTGGTGTGCACATTATCCCCGTGGTCATAGAGCAAATTCTGGCTGCAACAGAACGTAAAAGTTTATTCAAGGGAAATATTCTCTTCCCTATACCAAAACTCTCTTATTTAACTTTCTTTTCAGATTCCctttaaaatgtaatttttcaacttttttttcttttaccaaaattataaaaaaaataactctTTTAATTCATAATCTCTAAATTacccttcctctctcctcccatccCACAAATCCTCTGGTGGAACCCCTCTCCCTCAGCCTCCCTTCGGCACTCCCCAACCCTCCAACCTGCCCCACTCCCACTACCGTTGACCGCCCTCTACCTCACCACCAcctcaacacccccccccccttttccaaCCCCCCCTTCCATGTGGTACAACTCATTAGACATAAAACAGGGGCCTACCAACAATGTTTTTGGTTTATTTAACCCTCCATCTCCAGTTGATGAGATCAATTAGGTCACCCTAAATTTAGAAGAAAAGGATCAACTACTTGCACTAttcgttttaaaacaaaaagaaaaaacaacttCAAAAAACCTATATCATGCCAttctgaaaactctctctctctctctctctctctctcacaccaaATTGCCTTTGTAAAATAGACAAATGACGAAATTGTTCGGAGGACGTTGGTTCCCGCTTCCCCTGGTCGTTAATTTCCGTTGCAAATCCCTTGCGACCACAACCGCTTAACCATAATCAATTCCCTCCTATATTCACTTTGATTCACAAGATGACAAGAGCTGCTttattcattctctctctctctctctctctcttttgtccATCCCTGTACAACAATCATGCATCGACCTTCTCAGCTGCCGCCTGGAGAGTATCCACCAAATGAATCAATgtaagagaatttttttttttttttctaattcaatTTTGAATTCAACTCCATGGATTATGATCACCCTTGAATTACCAAGGtatctaattttaattttttaattctatCCTTAATACCTGGTTACTGGAATCACTTTTGCAGCTTGTGAGCAATGAGAATTGGTTTGAACTGAGGGGAGGAGAAAACTCCAAAAAGGACTGCATAATTAACAATCGTCAAGTTGAAGGCTGATTGCACGGGCTAGAGAAGGTCATAATATATGCAGTCTTACCTCTTCTTGATAGGCTGTTTCCTATGTCATAATTCTCCGCTTCCGATATATTCCCAATCTATAACAacgcttccttttttttttttttttttttttttttaaactcctGACCACTTTATTCTGAGGAGttgattcttctcctcctcctcctccataaGCACCCAAAATAGGTCTCTCTATGCCAAAAATGTCGTGTTTGAGACGGCAGACGAAGGGTAACTGTCGTCTATCAACATGGGATAAGAGTGTTGTCCGAGTTTCCGATCTAGACAAGTACGGCGACGAGCCACCATCCCCTAGAGTTGGGTGTATGGGCCAGATCAAGCATGACAAGAAGGTCGTTGGGTTCCCAATCCACAAGAGATGCAACAACCACAGAAGTAATGGTGACAAGAAGAATCTCCAAGTTCAATAAGGTCTTCTCTGGTAAGAATCTgaatagtagtagtagtattAGCAAATCTAGAAAGAGACAGATGATGGAGGGTGAGAGGGAGTACTATGTTTCAAACAGTGTCATCAATTTAGATCCTCCTTTGCCTGTAATTAAGCCATCACCCAGAGTTAGTGCAGATAGTAGTGATACAATTAGTCTTTGGAAAAGGAGAGGTGGGGGTGAGGGCTTGAAGACTCTACAGCTTTaagaaagaaacccttcaaTTGTGTTCTTGGATCCACCACCCTTGGAGACAAGATGAGATAGGGAAGTCCCATTTTTACTTCCTTCTCCATTTGTATATATTACTTGTGAAAAGAGTTgccaattttaatttattaattttagttTGTTTTGGAAGTTCAATTCTGTTAATGGGAGTTGAGATGAATTTTGATTAGATGGAATGGAAGGAAGTTTCAGTCAAGAGCTATTAAGGTGTGGTGGCACCAAGAATTTCAAATGATGGTCATGTTCGGTCAAGAACATGACCATCAGGGGATGCATGAGAGGTGGTGGGTCCTACTGTTTAACCTTGCTTTCCTATCCTCTGATGGTAACTGTAGCACCAAGTGTCCAAATCATTGAAATGATGAAATTCAAGAAAGCCATGGTGAGGCATGTTTGTGATTGAAATTCCACATTCTTAGGAATAATAAGAATTTGGTTCCCTCCATCTGCTGTAGCCTCAGCATGCTATTTCATCAAATGAAACTGACATAATAATGTTTCttaaaagggagggggggggtgcTGTAATTAGGTCCTGATGGCATGGATGGTACACTATTATATACTCAGACTAAAagtttttttaagggaaaatatCTCTcccttatatttattttttaaaaaaaaaaaattattctctaAACTAtcacctctctttctccccaATTAATTCATAATCTTTAAACTACCCCTGCTGACCTACTCTCCTCTCCCCTCCCACAACTCCTCCAATGGCACCTTTCTCCCGTAGCCTCCTTCAATACTGCCCCAACCCTCCAACCCACCCCacactccccactccccactcccaaCTCCTACCTCCTCTCTTCGCCCACTGCCCTGCGACTACCTCtcacccccccctttttcttgcAACACCTGTTCACGTTGTATAAATCATTAGACATAAAACAGGGATCCACCAATATTGTTTACGGTTTATTACTCCTCGATCATGCATGTTCATTTTGGCTCCCTAAGCGAGAACAAGAAATAGGCGATACACCATCCTTGCTGCTACGTACGTTGACCTTTACTTGACAAATTCATCCAATTGGACCAACACTAAAAGGAGCTCGGGGCTCAACAAAAGAGAATGCATCAACATGTCGAAAGAAATATTGAGAGAGATTAGGGATTCTCTATTTCTTAGATTCATGGACCAAATTTGATTCATTGGGATCCTTTCAGTCAAATTTCTTTTCCCACCAAGAAAGTTTTATNNNNNNNNNNNNNNNNNNNNNNNNNNTACTTTCACACACAAGGTTCAACAAGCAATCGATATTTCACAATCAAAGGTGTAGTACTGCTTGTAGTAGCGGTCATTCTATTTCGTATCTCCAGTCAATGAGATCTATTAGATCACTCTTTAAATTTAGAAGAAAAGGATCAACCACTTGGACTActcattttgaaataaaaaaaagaaaaatctacttCTCAATGTCCTTTTAAGGAAGAGAGTTTAAGGGTGGGGGAGAGAGGTGAAAAATTACCTTATTGGAACCGGTGTAGCCGAATCAAGAGCATGGTGAGATTTGCCTTCTCCAGGAAGATTATATTAGGGTTACAAATAATGCAAAGAGAGTAGTAGTACACTATTGCCATGTAAATGTACCAAGGAATGACCAAGGACTTGTGCTGGTTTATTTTGGAGATTTGGTACGAATCAGAGGGTGTGCATTATTTGGTGGTGAACTCAAGCAACATTATTTCCCTCTGGATGTTGTTTAATTACGATAACTACGTTTCATTGCAagagaaatttaaagggaagagaagtaaaataaataaataaataagttttttaaaaaataaaataaaatattttgtaaTCATGATCCTATGAGAAATGAATTCCCAAAATTGTACTTGGATGGTTCTTCCTTCCCCTATGAGAAACAACCATAATGCATAATAAATTAGTACTGTGAAGTGTCAGTTCTTGCAATAAGGACCTCTAATTAGATTCTCTCCCTCCACTTTCATACTCTACTTATTCATCCTTAGTTTGGCAAGTAAcagtaaagaagaaaaagttatTTTCAGGGAATTCGTAACCATGAGTTCTTTTCTAAGAGCAAGGACAGACCCACAACATTAGATTAGGTTTGGAAATATGGGAACAACTGATAACTTAAGAATGGAAAACCGAAGCTGAACTGGATTGATGTGCAAACTGATTAAAAGCCAATTGTGGATTAGTCTCAAACAACAATTTCCTTGGCACAGCAGTTACAGAcaatcatccaaacaatcacacaacacacaACTGCAACAACAAAACACTTCACCCTGCCAATGTCTTCTACAAATTGAACTGCATATTACTTGGGACCATACAATTCTAAGTAACAAAATTATTGCTTTCAGAAGGTATTACTCTGCAAAAAACTAGCAAAATCCCAATATTCAATACATTTAGAGTATAACTTAAATCCAAATTGAACATCTAAGGTACAGAAGTTAAAGCACCCTATATTTCTCTGCTATTGAACTCTTGCATTTAAGGCAAATGCATATCCCCAGTCATTTTGCCAACTATTCCTGCATAACTATTTACAGCACGGTTCATATCATGATAAACTTAACGGCCTTTCAATGGCAAGCTATTTCATTAATTATTCCACAGGCCAACGGATCAGTGAACCAGATCCACATAACCAGAATTCATCAACTGATAATCTCTCAAGACAGAAAAAGCTTGTATAAAGAGACCATACCTCCATCCTGTGAAGAGAAGCCTTTAGTGATAGCAAGTCATCCAGGAAAATTAATCAGAAGGGACACCCATACACCAAAGGCCCAACGGTTGAATAGCGCAATATTATACTTCCACTTGCTAAGAACTAGAATCATTCCCATTGCATGCAATGCCCTGACAAAACTCTAGCACCATTTAGAATAACAAAAGTTAGTGCCATAAAGCATAATGTATGTATAGCCAGGAGGATGATAGGGGGATCATCAATTCCAATGGCATTCCTTACCATCCAAGCCTACAGTTGAACCACATGTTGCTTAAGGGATGCATGACCAGTAGACCAAACTGGTCTACTGGATCATTACAAAAGAACAACATGCCGAATATCTGGCAATATGAAATCAAAGGATGCAACAAACTCTTCATGTCACAACACAACAGACCAGTTTCTGTATGGAATGGTATAATCAAAATTTAAAGTGATGCTGCTAAAACATCAATCTTGGATAGTCTAGCCTCCGGATAATCTCCTGTTGGAAACCTTGTAAGTAGCCAATTTGTAAACTGATAGAATGATCCTTGAACCTGCAAAATGATGACTGATTCAAAAGCTTAAGTTACTGATATCATTAACACAGGAACTACAGGAACAAACTGTGACACTATCTACTGTGGATATGATTACGCACAGATGCTATGGGTACGAGTGCTGAAAATTTACACTAACTTATACAGAACAAGGATACCTTCTAATTTTTCATATACAATTACAGGGAAGAAGCTAAGCTTCTTTCAACCAGGTAGGAAAGTAGCCAAATATAGCGACCTCAAGCCTCATGGCATACATTAAACATTAACTCTCACCCTCTATATGATTTCTCTCAGAAACAATGTACAACAACGACAACAAAATTTTCTTGTCAGAACTGAAGCAGCATTTCTTCTTTAATAGGATACAGTCACCAGAACCCAATCTGCATCATTCACTCTCCCTTCTTGATCATCCATTAGAATCAAAAGGAACTTGTCAAGCCTCTGAGCAGAAAATATACAAGCAGAATAGGTTTTGGCCCCAAGAATGCCATTGGAGACCAATGCCCATCTCTCTACCCTTCACGTTCCAATGGTTCATGAGAACCTGTGTCACAGGCTACTAGCGTTTCCTTTGAAAGGCAGCCAATAGGAACATAAGCAAATCCTTTAGGTAATCGCTGATTCTGCACAGATGCTTGATCTGAGGTCATTACCAGCTCTTTCGGAAAAGTCTCAGTTTGCTGCATTATTGGTCAATGGAGTAAGCATCTAATCAGCTTCTTCAAATATGATAAAACTGCAGTACCCAGAAATGAGAAAACCATAGTATTTTACCTTCCTTGACTTCAATTTCCTTTCCAAGTCATGTCAGATTCCGTGAGGCAATCGATACAGGTCTATGTGGGAGTTGCTTCCCAGACAATGGTGGCCTTTCTGTCGGCAATCATGCAGCGGCAATCATGCAGCGGGGCGTTGAGATGTTAAACTTTCATCAGTCCGTTGGTCAACATCCATGGGCACAGGAATTGTACATCTGCGCTTACCAGAAACTGTGCTGTCAACAGAGATGTCATCGGACCTTTGGAAAGCTTCACTGAAGGATTTATGTTCATCATGCCCTTTAAGGGATGTAGTGGCTGACCCAGAACTACCATCGGGTGGGAAGAAGGGACTATTAACAAGTACAGAGAATGCAATAGCATCTCTTTTTGATGCGAGGATGTCATGTGAGCAAAGAACCAACTCTCGCTGCACACAAAAAACTTAATGTTGAACATAATACTTCAGATGACCCTTGAAACTTGAACAGCTTATGGAAGGACAGACTGCTAAATCACAGGAAATTTAAGAACATACAATCTCACAGACAATGAAAGTCATACTTCAGCAAAACTAGGCAGTGAATCGTGAAACCAATCACAACGAGAGCACTTGTGTAAATGAAATTACAGAGAAGCATTCATTTTCGATTATCCCAATGCATATGTAGACAGtacaaaacaaggaaaagaaagttCAATAAGCATCTAAGCATACAGCATCATGAAGTTCCAAGACAAGTAATTAGAAAGGATGAACTTGTGAGAAATAAGACAAGTTAGATTTTGGGCAGATCAATGGCTGGAAGAAGGAAAATTGTGCCACATCTATCCTAGATTTTATACAGTGGCCCCCTTGTAACCATATTtttat
This genomic stretch from Macadamia integrifolia cultivar HAES 741 chromosome 2, SCU_Mint_v3, whole genome shotgun sequence harbors:
- the LOC122089082 gene encoding uncharacterized protein LOC122089082 → MLCLRPETKDDYRRKWDNSVVPFSDLDRYGDEPSSPRVGCMGQIKHDNRVVGFPIHQRCNNHNSNGDKKKCLRLNKVFSCKNLSSSSISNYSNSKRQMMKGDSRKKFYDERDYVSNSVINLDPPLPVVIRVSPRVSTDGSDAISLWKRRCGGEDLKALQLQHRNPSCVLGPNTL